One part of the Amaranthus tricolor cultivar Red isolate AtriRed21 chromosome 16, ASM2621246v1, whole genome shotgun sequence genome encodes these proteins:
- the LOC130802182 gene encoding tRNA (guanine(26)-N(2))-dimethyltransferase 1-like translates to MDDSKKRSVEEHSVDFNDYDIIKEGEAEILMQSKNKVFFNKTQVNNRDLSIAVLRTFINKRKEEHEAFLSRKAKGGLGTFEGKSDAFVSKENGSAEVDRETSNSVHDGDAPEAAKLIDVSLGNVGEPSNGVGVKAQRELKPPRVLEALSASGLRALRYAREVEGIGQVVALDNDKASVEACRRNIKFNGSLACSKVESHLADARVYMLTHPKEFDMVDLDPYGSPSVFLDSAVQSIVDGGMLMCTATDMAVLCGNNAEACYSKYGSIPLRAKYCHEMALRILLASIESHANRYKRYIVPVLSVQMDFYIRVFVRIYSSANLMKETPLKLSYVYQCVGCDSFHLQPLGRTVSKNNSVKYYPGYGPIVPQECTDCGKRFNMGGPIWSAPLHDQEWVTTLLSDVKPMKERYPAYNRIIALLTTISEELPDVPLFLSLHNLGGTLKCTSPSAVIFKSAVLNAGYRISGTHTSPLGLKTDAPMSVIWDIMRCWVKNHPIKPQPSDQSGTVILSKEPELQANFTRAVASLSQAQTKKVARFLPNPERHWGPKVRAGRQITSKHVSLLGPEAINGSANHEEDEEPDAKRPKTDTNNASNS, encoded by the exons ATGGATGATTCAAAAAAGAGATCAGTTGAAGAACATAGTGTTGATTTCAATGATTATGACATTATTAAAGAAGGAGAAGCTGAGATTCTTATGCAATCTAAGAATAAAGTCTTTTTCAATAAAACCCAG GTTAACAATAGGGATCTTTCAATCGCTGTTTTAAGAACATTTATAAACAAACGTAAAGAAGAGCATGAAGCATTTTTGTCTAGGAAAGCCAAGGGCGGACTTGGAACATTTGAGGGAAAATCTGATGCTTTTGTTTCTAAAGAGAATGGCTCAGCAGAGGTTGATCGAGAAACAAGTAATAGCGTTCATGATGGTGATGCACCGGAAGCCGCCAAGCTTATTGATGTTTCCTTAGGAAATGTAGGTGAACCAAGCAATGGCGTAGGAGTGAAAGCTCAACGGGAACTAAAGCCACCTAGAGTTCTCGAG GCTTTGTCCGCGTCTGGTTTAAGAGCTCTAAGATATGCCCGCGAAGTAGAAGGGATTGGTCAAGTTGTTGCCTTGGACAATGATAAAG CTTCTGTTGAAGCATGCCGGAGAAACATAAAATTTAATGGTTCACTAGCATGTTCGAAGGTGGAATCTCACCTAGCTGATGCTCGGGTTTATATGCTTACTCATCCAAAAGAATTCGATATG GTTGATCTTGATCCATATGGTTCACCGTCTGTGTTTTTGGACTCGGCTGTTCAATCTATTGTTGATGGCGGTATGCTTATGTGTACAGCCACAGATATGGCAGTATTGTGTGGGAATAATGCAGAAGCTTGTTATTCTAA GTATGGATCGATTCCGTTGAGAGCTAAGTATTGTCATGAAATGGCTTTGAGGATTTTGCTTGCTAGCATTGAG AGCCATGCAAATCGTTATAAACGCTACATTGTTCCCGTGCTCTCTGTCCAGATGGATTTTTACATTCGAGTTTTTGTTCGCATATACAG TTCGGCTAACCTTATGAAGGAGACTCCTCTTAAGCTATCATACGTTTACCAATGTGTTGGATGCGATTCTTTCCATCTACAGCCTCTCGGGAGAACTGTATCCAAG AACAACAGTGTGAAATACTATCCCGGCTATGGTCCTATCGTCCCACAAGAATGCACTGATTGTGGTAAGCGATTTAACATGGGCGGCCCTATTTGGTCAGCTCCGTTACACGATCAAGAGTGGGTGACTACATTACTATCGGACGTCAAACCTATGAAGGAGCGATATCCTGCTTATAATCGCATTATTGCATTGCTGACGACTATCTCAGAG GAGCTGCCTGACGTTccattgtttttaagtttgcatAACCTCGGTGGAACACTGAAATGCACCTCTCCGTCAGCTGTTATATTCAAATCAGCAGTATTGAATGCTGGGTATCGCATATCCGGAACACACACAAGCCCGTTGGGTTTGAAAACCGATGCACCCATGAGTGTCATTTGGGACATTATGCGTTGTTGG GTGAAAAACCATCCGATTAAACCTCAGCCTTCAGATCAATCTGGAACTGTGATACTCTCCAAGGAACCTGAACTTCAG GCTAACTTTACCAGAGCAGTCGCCTCTCTCAGCCAGGCACAGACAAAGAAAGTTGCTCGTTTTCTTCCAAATCCAGAAAGACATTGGGGACCTAAGGTTCGGGCAGGCCGCCAGATTACCAGCAAACATGTATCACTTTTGGGTCCTGAGGCCATTAACGGTTCAGCCAAccatgaagaagatgaagagccTGATGCTAAGCGTCCCAAAACCGACACTAATAATGCTTCTAATTCTTAA
- the LOC130802183 gene encoding UDP-arabinopyranose mutase 1-like: MATSATPLLKDELDIVIPTIRNLDFLEMWRPFFEPYHLIIVQDGDPTKKIRVPQGFDYELYNRDDINRILGPKSNCISFKDSACRCFGYMVSKKKYIYTIDDDCFVAKDPSGHDINALDQHIKNLLSPSTPFFFNTLYDPFRDGADFVRGYPFSLREGVPTAVSHGLWLNIPDYDAPTQLVKPLERNKRYVDAVLTIPKGTLFPMCGMNLAFDRELIGPAMYFGLMGDGQPIGRYDDMWAGWCVKVICDHLGLGVKTGLPYIFHSKASNPFTNLRKEYKGIFWQEEIIPFFQSAVIPQECTTVQQCYKELSKQVKDKLAKIDPYFDQLADAMITWIDAWDELNPPSSKLPNGNAK, encoded by the exons ATGGCTACTTCTGCAACTCCATTGCTGAAAGATGAGCTTGATATTGTGATACCCACAATTAGAAACCTTGATTTTCTTGAAATGTGGAGGCCATTTTTTGAACCATATCATTTGATCATTGTACAAGATGGTGatcctacaaaaaaaattagggttcctCAAGGATTTGATTATGAACTTTATAATAGAGATGATATTAATAGAATTTTGGGTCCTAAATCTAATTGTATTTCTTTCAAAGATTCTGCTTGCCGTTGTTTTGGTTATATGGTTTCCAAGAAGAAGTATATTTACACCATTGATGATGATTGTTtc GTTGCCAAGGACCCATCCGGCCATGACATTAACGCGCTAGATCAGCACATCAAGAACCTTTTGAGCCCTTCAACACCTTTCTTCTTCAACACATTGTACGATCCTTTTCGTGATGGTGCTGATTTTGTTCGGGGATACCCCTTTAGCTTGCGCGAGGGTGTTCCAACTGCTGTTTCTCATGGTTTGTGGCTTAATATCCCTGATTATGATGCACCAACTCAGCTTGTCAAACCCCTCGAGAGGAACAAAAG GTATGTGGATGCAGTTTTGACTATCCCAAAGGGTACATTGTTCCCCATGTGTGGTATGAACTTGGCTTTCGATCGTGAGCTTATCGGACCTGCCATGTACTTCGGTCTCATGGGCGATGGTCAGCCCATTGGACGTTACGATGATATGTGGGCTGGATGGTGTGTCAAG GTCATTTGTGATCACTTGGGATTAGGAGTGAAAACCGGTCTCCCCTACATCTTTCACAGCAAGGCTAGCAACCCTTTCACAAACTTAAGGAAAGAATACAAAGGCATTTTTTGGCAAGAAGAGATCATCCCATTCTTCCAATCTGCTGTCATTCCACAAGAGTGCACCACAGTTCAACAATGCTACAAAGAGCTCTCCAAGCAAGTCAAAGATAAGCTAGCGAAAATCGATCCTTACTTCGACCAGCTTGCGGATGCCATGATCACATGGATCGATGCATGGGACGAGCTCAACCCACCTAGCTCCAAGTTGCCTAACGGCAACGCCAAGTAG
- the LOC130802184 gene encoding cytochrome P450 85A1-like: protein MAVFIVVFAIIFSLFCLSTGLLRWNELRYKKKGLPPGTMGWPIFGETTEFLKQGPNFMKNQRSRYGNFFKSHILGCPTIVSMDPEVNRYILMNESKGLVPGYPQSMLDILGKCNIAAVHGSTHKYMRGALLSLINPTKIRDHILPKIDDFMRSHLSNWQNHVIDIQDKTKEMAFLSSLKQIAGIESTSIAQEFMSEFFKLVVGTLSLPIDLPGTNYNRGFQARKAILNILAKLIEERRASKGKEVDMLNCLLKEEENKYKLSDEEIIDLIITLVYSGYETVSTTSMMAIKYLHDHPHVLDELRKEHLAIRAKKKPEDPINWEDYKEMKFTRAVIYETSRLATIVNGVLRKTTKEMEINGFVIPEGWRIYVYTREVNYDPYLYPDPLSFNPWRWLDRGVESQNYFLVFGGGTRQCPGKELGIAEISTFLHYFVTRYRWEEIEGNKLVKFPRVEAPNGLKVKVSNY, encoded by the exons atggctgtttttattgtagtttttgCTATAATTTTCAGTCTTTTTTGCTTATCAACTGGTTTATTGAGATGGAATGAGCTTAGATATAAGAAGAAAGGTTTGCCCCCAGGTACCATGGGTTGGCCTATTTTTGGTGAAACTACTGAGTTTCTTAAACAAGGCcctaattttatgaaaaatcaAAGATCAAG ATATgggaattttttcaaatcacaCATATTGGGGTGTCCAACAATAGTATCAATGGATCCAGAAGTAAACAGATACATACTAATGAATGAATCAAAAGGATTAGTACCCGGATACCCACAATCTATGCTAGACATTCTTGGAAAATGTAATATTGCTGCTGTTCATGGCTCCACTCATAAGTACATGAGAGGTGCTCTTCTTTCCCTTATAAACCCCACCAAGATCAGAGACCATATTCTCCCTAAAATTGATGATTTCATGAGATCCCATCTCAGCAACTGGCAAAATCATGTCATTGACATCCAAGATAAGACTAAGGAG ATGGCTTTCTTGTCTTCCCTTAAGCAAATTGCTGGGATTGAATCAACTTCAATTGCTCAAGAATTTATGTCTGAGTTCTTCAAGCTTGTTGTTGGGACTCTTTCTCTCCCTATTGACCTCCCTGGCACTAATTACAATAGGGGCTTTCAG gCAAGGAAGGCCATATTGAATATTTTAGCAAAACTAATAGAAGAGAGAAGAGCATCAAAAGGAAAAGAAGTAGATATGCTTAATTGCCTTCTAAAAGAagaagagaataaatataaattaagtgatgaagagattatTGATCTCATAATTACCCTTGTTTATTCTGGTTATGAAACTGTTTCTACTACTTCAATGATGGCTATCAAGTACCTCCATGATCATCCCCATGTTCTTGACGAACTTAGA AAAGAGCACTTGGCAATTAGAGCTAAAAAGAAGCCAGAAGATCCAATTAACTGGGAAGATTACAAGGAAATGAAATTCACTAGAGCT GTAATCTATGAGACTTCCAGATTGGCCACTATTGTTAATGGGGTTTTGAGGAAAACTACTAAAGAGATGGAAATTAATG GTTTTGTGATCCCGGAAGGGTGGAGAATATATGTTTATACAAGAGAAGTAAATTATGATCCATATTTGTACCCAGATCCACTCTCCTTTAACCCATGGAGGTGGCTG GATAGAGGTGTTGAATCTCAAAATTACTTTTTAGTATTTGGAGGTGGAACAAGGCAATGCCCTGGAAAGGAATTAGGAATTGCTGAAATTTCTACATTCCTTCATTATTTTGTAACTAGATACag ATGGGAAGAAATTGAGGGTAATAAATTGGTAAAGTTCCCTAGAGTGGAGGCACCAAATGGATTAAAAGTTAAAGTTTCAAATTACTAA